Proteins found in one Cyprinus carpio isolate SPL01 chromosome B10, ASM1834038v1, whole genome shotgun sequence genomic segment:
- the LOC109062793 gene encoding hydroxysteroid dehydrogenase-like protein 2: protein MCYCSVRVEFNVTRSASVVHSVPRHCTGDTMLQNTGKLAGYTIFITGASRGIGKAIALKAARDGANVVIAAKTADPHPKLPGTIYTAAAEIEAAGGKALPCIVDVRDEKQINDAVEQAVEKFGGIDILVNNASAINLTGTLETPMKKIDLMLGINLRGTYLTSKLCIPHLLKSKNPHILNLSPPLNLNPIWFKNHTAYTMAKYGMSMCVLGMAEEFKGSIAVNALWPKTAIQTAAMDMLGGSGIDKQCRKAEIVADAAYAIFKQPTSFTGQFVIDEDILRKEGIRDFDVYAVEPGHPLLPDFFLDQQPEDLARQMKEHGATPAFKSGKTSTDSASTGPVSDMFNIIRGVLSPDIVKTTQGVYKFDLSGDHAGVWYIDLKNDTGSAGSGEPPVKADVIMTLDSSDFIKMFEGKLKPTMAFMSGKLKIKGDMGLAIKLEKMMAMMKSKL from the exons ATGTGTTACTGTTCAGTACGTGTTGAGTTTAATGTTACACGCAGTGCTTCTGTAGTTCATTCCGTTCCCAGACACTGTACAGGAGACACAATGCTGCAGAACACAGG GAAACTGGCAGGATATACCATCTTCATTACCGGAGCGAGTCGAGGTATTGGCAAGGCCATTGCTCTCAAAGCTGCGCGGGACGGAGCCAATGTGGTCATCGCTGCCAAAACCGCTGATCCTCACCCCAAACTGCCGGGCACCATCTACACAGCTGCTGCAGAGA TTGAAGCTGCTGGAGGGAAAGCACTGCCGTGCATTGTAGACGTCCGTGATGAGAAGCAGATCAATGATGCCGTGGAACAAGCTGTGGAGAAATTCGGAG GAATTGACATATTGGTCAACAATGCCAGTGCCATCAATTTAACAGGAACTCTGGAAACGCCAATGAAGAAAATCGACCTTATGCTGGGCATCAATCTCAGGGGAACGTACCTGAC GTCTAAACTGTGCATTCCACATCTTCTGAAGAGCAAGAACCCTCACATACTTAACCTCAGCCCACCTCTAAACCTCAATCCCATCTGGTTCAAAAACCACACGG CGTACACCATGGCAAAGTATGGCATGTCCATGTGTGTACTTGGAATGGCTGAAGAGTTCAAGGGATCTATCGCTGTTAATGCCTTATGGCCCAAGACAG CCATCCAGACGGCGGCTATGGACATGTTGGGTGGTTCTGGGATTGATAAACAGTGCAGGAAGGCGGAGATCGTGGCTGATGCAGCCTACGCCATCTTTAAACAACCCACCAGCTTCACGGGACAGTTTGTCATTGATGAGGACATTCTCAGGAAGGAGGGCATTAGGGACTTTGATGTGTATGCTGTTGAGCCAG GTCATCCATTGCTTCCTGACTTTTTCTTGGATCAACAGCCAGAGGATCTAGCCAGGCAGATGAAGGAGCATG GTGCCACTCCAGCTTTCAAAAGTGGAAAAACCAGTACAGATTCAGCCTCCACGGGACCTGTTTCTGACATGTTCAACATAATCAGAGGAGTTCTCAGTCCTGATATAGTGAAAACCACACAAGGAGTGTACAAATTCGATTTATCAG gtgatcatGCTGGAGTCTGGTACATTGATCTGAAGAACGATACAGGAAGTGCTGGCAGCGGGGAACCACCGGTCAAAGCTGATGTCATCATGACCTTAGACAGTTCAGATTTCATCAAGATGTTTGAAG GGAAATTAAAGCCCACGATGGCCTTCATGTCTGGAAAGCTGAAGATTAAGGGTGACATGGGCCTTGCCATCAAACTGGAGAAGATGATGGCTATGATGAAGTCTAAGCTGTGA